A window of the Halopseudomonas phragmitis genome harbors these coding sequences:
- the rnd gene encoding ribonuclease D, translating into MTPPLAQPLMIDQDAELAAWCERWRQLPYVAVDTEFVRTETFYPIAGLLQVGDGRQAYLIDPLKISDWSPWVELLRDPAVTKVLHSCSEDLEVFQHLCGATPAPLFDTQLAAAYLGMDFSMGYSRLVLSLLGIDLPKDETRSDWLQRPLSEAQIDYAARDAVHLAELYQVLAPRIDAAGLRDWLLEDTAEQVAVSTVETDPELAYQQTKQAWRLKPSQLAVLKVLASWREREARRRDQARNRLLRERAMYPLAQYQPDNLQALSRIEDMHPRTVRHDGQTLLALIRQGQAMPEDQWPERLPEPLPADANRLLKALRKVGQTHAERLGIAPELMLRKKVLESLVRSGYPNGPYQLPPELTGWRRRLMGDELLAVANATAQESA; encoded by the coding sequence ATGACACCGCCTCTGGCTCAACCCTTGATGATCGACCAGGACGCCGAGCTGGCTGCCTGGTGCGAGCGCTGGCGACAACTGCCCTATGTGGCAGTGGATACCGAGTTTGTTCGTACCGAGACCTTTTACCCCATAGCCGGGCTGTTGCAGGTCGGCGACGGACGTCAGGCTTACCTGATTGACCCGTTGAAAATCAGTGACTGGAGCCCCTGGGTAGAGCTGCTGCGTGACCCGGCGGTTACCAAGGTGCTGCACTCCTGTAGCGAGGATCTGGAGGTGTTTCAGCACCTGTGTGGTGCCACGCCAGCGCCGCTGTTTGATACCCAGCTGGCTGCGGCTTACCTGGGTATGGATTTCTCCATGGGTTATTCGCGGCTGGTACTGAGTCTGCTGGGTATCGATTTGCCCAAGGATGAAACCCGTTCAGACTGGCTGCAACGCCCGCTGAGCGAGGCTCAAATTGATTATGCAGCCCGTGATGCGGTGCATCTGGCTGAGCTCTATCAGGTTCTGGCGCCACGTATTGATGCAGCAGGCTTGCGCGACTGGCTGCTGGAAGATACAGCCGAGCAGGTGGCAGTCAGCACCGTCGAGACCGACCCCGAACTGGCTTACCAGCAGACTAAACAGGCCTGGCGCTTAAAGCCGTCGCAACTGGCGGTTCTCAAGGTCTTGGCAAGCTGGCGTGAGCGTGAGGCCAGGCGCCGTGATCAGGCGCGCAATCGGCTGCTTCGCGAACGGGCAATGTATCCGCTGGCCCAGTATCAGCCGGACAACCTCCAGGCACTGTCGCGTATTGAGGACATGCATCCGCGCACCGTCCGGCATGATGGTCAGACCCTACTGGCTCTGATTCGTCAAGGTCAGGCGATGCCGGAGGATCAATGGCCCGAGCGTTTGCCTGAGCCGTTGCCGGCGGATGCCAACCGATTGCTCAAGGCTTTGCGCAAAGTTGGCCAGACGCATGCCGAGCGGTTAGGGATTGCCCCGGAATTGATGCTGCGTAAAAAAGTGCTGGAAAGCCTGGTGCGTAGCGGTTATCCCAACGGACCCTACCAGTTGCCGCCAGAGCTGACTGGGTGGCGGCGACGCCTGATGGGTGATGAGTTGTTGGCCGTGGCCAATGCCACGGCTCAGGAGAGTGCATGA
- a CDS encoding methyl-accepting chemotaxis protein, giving the protein MVVLQHIPLKYKFWAVNGVTFFSTLLLVLVALWVEQGSLHAERQRVGEQLVHQAAQVRLTEFEPIAAGGRYARLEQGLGTSPRWFPVEQLVATDQDRLLGVWALRQNEQALLLGVKRQGYLELLLDRAPFYALVVFVLMVGVLLVSQLLILFITRHLHALRDVMQKVQESGDLTLRAQASSRDEVGAMARAFNAMQDAQQQVVGAVRKAAEELDQGASQLAGLMARVNDGMISQQSETDMVAAAVNEMSATVQDIAANGATTRDQSGQADELARQGRDQVLKVSETITGLATSIERCTQHMQRLEGHSKEISGVVRVIRDIAEQTNLLALNAAIEAARAGESGRGFAVVADEVRALAQRVQNSTDEIQRMIEALQGGTRDAVADMQASAELTHESVEQVEEAGTSLSRITTAVSQIRDGNSEIASAVEQQSEVAESITQSVVQIRDVTERTVEQTQQSAATSQQLAALAHQLTSAVSKLKT; this is encoded by the coding sequence ATGGTCGTTCTCCAACACATCCCCCTCAAATACAAGTTTTGGGCGGTCAATGGCGTTACTTTTTTCAGTACCTTGCTACTGGTTCTGGTTGCCTTGTGGGTCGAGCAAGGGAGCCTGCACGCTGAGCGCCAACGCGTTGGCGAGCAACTGGTGCATCAAGCCGCGCAGGTCAGGCTGACAGAGTTTGAACCTATTGCCGCCGGCGGACGCTATGCCCGCCTGGAACAAGGCCTGGGCACCAGCCCGCGCTGGTTCCCGGTCGAGCAACTGGTAGCCACCGACCAGGACCGCCTGCTCGGGGTCTGGGCCCTGCGCCAGAACGAACAGGCCCTCCTTCTTGGAGTGAAACGCCAGGGCTACCTTGAACTGCTGCTGGACCGTGCACCCTTTTACGCGCTGGTGGTCTTTGTCCTGATGGTCGGCGTACTGCTGGTATCACAATTGTTGATTCTGTTCATCACCCGCCACCTTCATGCATTGCGTGACGTTATGCAGAAGGTTCAGGAAAGCGGCGACCTGACCCTCAGGGCTCAGGCCAGCTCACGCGATGAGGTCGGTGCCATGGCGCGCGCCTTCAATGCTATGCAGGATGCCCAGCAACAGGTAGTTGGTGCTGTGCGTAAGGCAGCCGAGGAACTTGACCAGGGAGCCAGCCAATTGGCCGGGCTGATGGCGCGAGTCAATGACGGTATGATCAGCCAGCAGAGCGAAACCGACATGGTGGCAGCTGCCGTCAATGAAATGAGTGCGACGGTTCAGGACATTGCAGCCAATGGCGCCACTACCCGCGACCAGTCCGGCCAAGCAGATGAACTGGCCCGCCAGGGACGTGATCAGGTGCTCAAGGTCAGCGAAACCATCACCGGCTTGGCTACCAGCATCGAGCGTTGTACTCAGCATATGCAACGACTGGAGGGTCACAGCAAGGAAATCAGTGGCGTGGTAAGAGTGATCCGCGACATTGCCGAGCAAACCAATCTTTTGGCGCTCAACGCCGCCATCGAAGCAGCCCGGGCCGGGGAATCCGGTCGCGGCTTCGCCGTGGTCGCTGACGAGGTCCGCGCCTTGGCCCAGAGAGTCCAGAATTCCACCGATGAAATCCAGCGCATGATCGAAGCCTTGCAGGGAGGTACCCGCGATGCCGTCGCGGACATGCAAGCCAGCGCCGAGCTGACCCATGAGTCGGTTGAGCAGGTTGAAGAGGCCGGTACCTCCCTGAGCCGCATCACCACGGCAGTCAGCCAGATCCGTGACGGGAACAGTGAGATTGCCTCAGCGGTAGAACAGCAAAGTGAGGTCGCCGAATCCATCACCCAAAGTGTGGTACAGATTCGCGATGTGACCGAGCGTACGGTCGAGCAAACCCAGCAAAGCGCCGCCACCAGCCAGCAACTGGCTGCCCTGGCGCATCAATTGACCTCGGCCGTAAGCAAACTCAAAACCTGA